A window of Ipomoea triloba cultivar NCNSP0323 chromosome 2, ASM357664v1 contains these coding sequences:
- the LOC116008347 gene encoding histidine--tRNA ligase, cytoplasmic isoform X2 — protein sequence MEKRVVTVGGKGSSLSSSSVAEISCGLARVNIDSSAPSVAANSKTSSSSPAAAKFHFQIPGDLLSATEVRASTLVFLNKLLLTSSSSVAAAGQLSEILNSESSDANNISIDGIAPAILPSLDFPLSVLVGVSALADHRCSALSLISDAVAALSCEALKADVSAFDLIDSGDGSTAKDDVSVAAAIKVFLNGSKMVGGSPLEPSVYDIPEVHGHFKEICRLLHSRTRTQLNSAFRASSSAAAKVSSSTLLDLAVALLRVGEISSRRAQLILDSGMDSEELLRTLKAKSPAHDLQAHFASLLSSFTNQNYIQFAHGFNSLLAMVENIVRSEAMTAFFGLVGSDLIEDTQGSATIEVNNVKKNKKKKKVLGKGTTALVQFLKDQMLSIATEADATPWEGYTNRFLSQWDPSNLGVDILLKKVKEIVESNESRRLPKIPKGTRDFAKEQMAIREKAFSVIVEVFERHGATALDTPVFELRETLMGKYGEDSKLIYDLADQGGELCSLRYDLTVPFARYAAMNGITSFKRYQIAKVYRRDNPSKGRYREFYQCDFDIAGQFEKMGPDFEVVRILTELLNELDIGDYEVKLNHRRLLDGMLAICGVPQEKFRTICSSIDKLDKQSFEQIKKEMVGEKGLSEEAADKIGTFVKERGSPLELLQKLKQEGSEFLENSESVLALDELEILFKALDKSKCINKVVFDLSLARGLDYYTGVIFEAVFKGATQVGSIAAGGRYDNLIGMFGTKQVPAVGISLGIERVFNIMEQLHKDKEVILTSWDIPPLHFLLSPTKRGRERTKTPFLF from the exons ATGGAGAAGCGCGTCGTAACAGTAGGCGGGAAAGGTTCATCCCTGTCCTCATCTTCCGTTGCTGAGATCTCATGTGGCCTTGCTCGTGTGAATATTGATTCTTCTGCTCCTTCCGTAGCTGCTAACTCTAAAACGTCGTCGTCGTCACCCGCCGCCGCCAAATTCCATTTCCAGATTCCCGGCGACTTGTTATCGGCCACTGAGGTCCGAGCTTCAACGTTAGTATTTCTGAACAAGCTATTGCTTACTTCCTCTTCATCTGTTGCGGCTGCAGGTCAGCTCTCCGAGATCCTCAATAGTGAAAGTAGTGATGCTAATAATATTTCTATTGACGGTATTGCCCCGGCGATTCTCCCGTCCCTCGATTTTCCATTGTCCGTACTAGTTGGTGTTTCCGCCCTCGCCGACCACCGCTGTTCGGCTTTGTCATTGATTTCCGATGCTGTTGCTGCTCTGTCCTGCGAGGCCTTGAAGGCCGACGTATCCGCTTTCGATTTGATCGACTCAGGGGATGGTTCCACTGCCAAGGATGACGTTTCGGTGGCTGCTGCCATTAAGGTCTTCCTCAACGGCTCTAAAATGGTGGGCGGAAGTCCGCTCGAACCTTCAGTTTATGATATTCCTGAGGTTCACGGCCACTTCAAGGAGATTTGCCGCCTCCTGCACTCCAGGACTAGGACTCAGCTCAATTCTGCCTTCAGAGCTAGCTCCTCCGCGGCTGCCAAGGTTTCATCTTCCACTTTGTTGGATTTGGCGGTAGCACTGTTGCGTGTGGGAGAAATCAGTTCCCGCAGGGCCCAGCTTATTTTGGATTCTGGAATGGATTCTGAGGAGTTGCTTAGGACGCTCAAAGCCAAGTCTCCCGCCCATGATTTGCAGGCACATTTTGCATCTTTGCTATCTTCATTCACCAACCAAAATTATATTCAGTTTGCCCATGGCTTCAATTCTTTGTTGGCGATGGTGGAGAATATAGTACGTTCAGAGGCAATGACTGCATTTTTTGGGCTTGTGGGAAGTGACCTAATAGAAGATACTCAAGGCAGTGCCACCATAGAAGTTAACAATGTgaaaaagaacaagaagaaaaagaaggttTTGGGGAAAGGTACTACTGCTTTAGTGCAGTTCCTCAAGGATCAGATGCTGAGCATTGCAACTGAGGCTGATGCTACCCCTTGGGAAGGTTACACTAACAGATTTTTGTCGCAATGGGACCCCAGTAACTTGGGTGTTGATATTCTGCTAAAGAAAGTAAAAGAGATTGTGGAAAGTAATGAAAGCCGCAGGCTTCCTAAAATCCCAAAG GGTACTCGTGATTTTGCTAAGGAACAAATGGCCATAAGAGAAAAGGCTTTTTCAGTAATAGTTGAGGTTTTTGAGAGGCACGGTGCTACTGCTTTGGATACCCCTGTTTTTGAATTGAGAGAAACATTAATGGGAAAATATGGAGAAGACTCAAAGTTGATTTATGACCTTGCTGATCAG GGTGGTGAACTTTGCTCTCTTCGTTATGATCTCACAGTACCATTTGCTAGATATGCGGCAATGAATGGTATTACATCATTCAAAAGGTATCAGATAGCTAAGGTGTACAGAAGAGACAACCCCTCCAAGGGAAGATACCGTGAATTCTACCAATGTGATTTTGATATAGCTGGTCAGTTTGAAAAGATGGGCCCTGATTTTGAGGTCGTCAGAATTTTAACTGAGTTGCTAAATGAGCTTGATATAGGGGATTATGAG GTGAAGCTGAACCACCGGAGATTACTTGATGGGATGTTGGCCATATGTGGGGTGCCACAAGAGAAATTCAGAACTATCTGTTCTAGCATTGACAAGCTAGATAAACAATCTTTTGAGCagattaaaaaagaaatg GTGGGTGAGAAAGGTTTGAGTGAAGAGGCAGCTGACAAAATTGGCACATTTGTCAAAGAAAGAGGATCTCCTTTGGAATTGCTACAGAAGCTTAAACAGGAAGGTAGTGAATTCTTGGAGAACAGTGAATCTGTACTTGCATTAGATGAGTTGGAGATTTTGTTTAAAGCCCTTGATAAGTCCAAATGCATCAATAAAGTTGTGTTTGACTTGAGCCTTGCAAGAGGTCTCGATTACTATACTGGAGTCATATTTGAAGCTGTTTTCAAAGGGGCTACACAG GTTGGTTCAATCGCTGCTGGTGGACGTTATGACAATCTCATAGGAATGTTTGGGACAAAGCAGGTTCCTGCAGTTGGGATTAGCCTGGGAATTGAGAGAGTATTTAATATAATGGAGCAACTCCATAAAGACAAGGAGGTGATACTAACTTCTTGGgatat ccccccccttcacTTTCTCCTTTCTCCAACAAAAAGAGGAAGAGAAAGAACCAAAAccccttttttgttttaa
- the LOC116008347 gene encoding histidine--tRNA ligase, cytoplasmic isoform X1, translating to MEKRVVTVGGKGSSLSSSSVAEISCGLARVNIDSSAPSVAANSKTSSSSPAAAKFHFQIPGDLLSATEVRASTLVFLNKLLLTSSSSVAAAGQLSEILNSESSDANNISIDGIAPAILPSLDFPLSVLVGVSALADHRCSALSLISDAVAALSCEALKADVSAFDLIDSGDGSTAKDDVSVAAAIKVFLNGSKMVGGSPLEPSVYDIPEVHGHFKEICRLLHSRTRTQLNSAFRASSSAAAKVSSSTLLDLAVALLRVGEISSRRAQLILDSGMDSEELLRTLKAKSPAHDLQAHFASLLSSFTNQNYIQFAHGFNSLLAMVENIVRSEAMTAFFGLVGSDLIEDTQGSATIEVNNVKKNKKKKKVLGKGTTALVQFLKDQMLSIATEADATPWEGYTNRFLSQWDPSNLGVDILLKKVKEIVESNESRRLPKIPKGTRDFAKEQMAIREKAFSVIVEVFERHGATALDTPVFELRETLMGKYGEDSKLIYDLADQGGELCSLRYDLTVPFARYAAMNGITSFKRYQIAKVYRRDNPSKGRYREFYQCDFDIAGQFEKMGPDFEVVRILTELLNELDIGDYEVKLNHRRLLDGMLAICGVPQEKFRTICSSIDKLDKQSFEQIKKEMVGEKGLSEEAADKIGTFVKERGSPLELLQKLKQEGSEFLENSESVLALDELEILFKALDKSKCINKVVFDLSLARGLDYYTGVIFEAVFKGATQVGSIAAGGRYDNLIGMFGTKQVPAVGISLGIERVFNIMEQLHKDKEVRASKTQVLVSILGDDLNLASEIASELWDAKLKAEFLVNKRVTKHFDRAKEAKIPWIVIVGERELSEGIVKLKDVSAAKEYPVPRNNLVEELRNRLNDTKC from the exons ATGGAGAAGCGCGTCGTAACAGTAGGCGGGAAAGGTTCATCCCTGTCCTCATCTTCCGTTGCTGAGATCTCATGTGGCCTTGCTCGTGTGAATATTGATTCTTCTGCTCCTTCCGTAGCTGCTAACTCTAAAACGTCGTCGTCGTCACCCGCCGCCGCCAAATTCCATTTCCAGATTCCCGGCGACTTGTTATCGGCCACTGAGGTCCGAGCTTCAACGTTAGTATTTCTGAACAAGCTATTGCTTACTTCCTCTTCATCTGTTGCGGCTGCAGGTCAGCTCTCCGAGATCCTCAATAGTGAAAGTAGTGATGCTAATAATATTTCTATTGACGGTATTGCCCCGGCGATTCTCCCGTCCCTCGATTTTCCATTGTCCGTACTAGTTGGTGTTTCCGCCCTCGCCGACCACCGCTGTTCGGCTTTGTCATTGATTTCCGATGCTGTTGCTGCTCTGTCCTGCGAGGCCTTGAAGGCCGACGTATCCGCTTTCGATTTGATCGACTCAGGGGATGGTTCCACTGCCAAGGATGACGTTTCGGTGGCTGCTGCCATTAAGGTCTTCCTCAACGGCTCTAAAATGGTGGGCGGAAGTCCGCTCGAACCTTCAGTTTATGATATTCCTGAGGTTCACGGCCACTTCAAGGAGATTTGCCGCCTCCTGCACTCCAGGACTAGGACTCAGCTCAATTCTGCCTTCAGAGCTAGCTCCTCCGCGGCTGCCAAGGTTTCATCTTCCACTTTGTTGGATTTGGCGGTAGCACTGTTGCGTGTGGGAGAAATCAGTTCCCGCAGGGCCCAGCTTATTTTGGATTCTGGAATGGATTCTGAGGAGTTGCTTAGGACGCTCAAAGCCAAGTCTCCCGCCCATGATTTGCAGGCACATTTTGCATCTTTGCTATCTTCATTCACCAACCAAAATTATATTCAGTTTGCCCATGGCTTCAATTCTTTGTTGGCGATGGTGGAGAATATAGTACGTTCAGAGGCAATGACTGCATTTTTTGGGCTTGTGGGAAGTGACCTAATAGAAGATACTCAAGGCAGTGCCACCATAGAAGTTAACAATGTgaaaaagaacaagaagaaaaagaaggttTTGGGGAAAGGTACTACTGCTTTAGTGCAGTTCCTCAAGGATCAGATGCTGAGCATTGCAACTGAGGCTGATGCTACCCCTTGGGAAGGTTACACTAACAGATTTTTGTCGCAATGGGACCCCAGTAACTTGGGTGTTGATATTCTGCTAAAGAAAGTAAAAGAGATTGTGGAAAGTAATGAAAGCCGCAGGCTTCCTAAAATCCCAAAG GGTACTCGTGATTTTGCTAAGGAACAAATGGCCATAAGAGAAAAGGCTTTTTCAGTAATAGTTGAGGTTTTTGAGAGGCACGGTGCTACTGCTTTGGATACCCCTGTTTTTGAATTGAGAGAAACATTAATGGGAAAATATGGAGAAGACTCAAAGTTGATTTATGACCTTGCTGATCAG GGTGGTGAACTTTGCTCTCTTCGTTATGATCTCACAGTACCATTTGCTAGATATGCGGCAATGAATGGTATTACATCATTCAAAAGGTATCAGATAGCTAAGGTGTACAGAAGAGACAACCCCTCCAAGGGAAGATACCGTGAATTCTACCAATGTGATTTTGATATAGCTGGTCAGTTTGAAAAGATGGGCCCTGATTTTGAGGTCGTCAGAATTTTAACTGAGTTGCTAAATGAGCTTGATATAGGGGATTATGAG GTGAAGCTGAACCACCGGAGATTACTTGATGGGATGTTGGCCATATGTGGGGTGCCACAAGAGAAATTCAGAACTATCTGTTCTAGCATTGACAAGCTAGATAAACAATCTTTTGAGCagattaaaaaagaaatg GTGGGTGAGAAAGGTTTGAGTGAAGAGGCAGCTGACAAAATTGGCACATTTGTCAAAGAAAGAGGATCTCCTTTGGAATTGCTACAGAAGCTTAAACAGGAAGGTAGTGAATTCTTGGAGAACAGTGAATCTGTACTTGCATTAGATGAGTTGGAGATTTTGTTTAAAGCCCTTGATAAGTCCAAATGCATCAATAAAGTTGTGTTTGACTTGAGCCTTGCAAGAGGTCTCGATTACTATACTGGAGTCATATTTGAAGCTGTTTTCAAAGGGGCTACACAG GTTGGTTCAATCGCTGCTGGTGGACGTTATGACAATCTCATAGGAATGTTTGGGACAAAGCAGGTTCCTGCAGTTGGGATTAGCCTGGGAATTGAGAGAGTATTTAATATAATGGAGCAACTCCATAAAGACAAGGAG GTCCGGGCAAGCAAAACTCAAGTTCTTGTTAGCATTCTGGGTGATGACCTTAATTTAGCATCTGAAATAGCCAGTGAACTGTGGGATGCAAAACTGAAAGCCGAGTTCCTGGTGAACAAAAGGGTGACAAAGCACTTTGATCGAGCCAAAGAGGCAAAGATTCCTTGGATAGTAATCGTTGGCGAGCGTGAACTCAGTGAAGGAATTGTTAAACTAAAGGATGTCAGCGCAGCTAAAGAATACCCAGTCCCTAGAAATAATCTCGTAGAGGAGCTTCGCAACCGGCTTAACGACACTAAATGTTAG
- the LOC116008373 gene encoding pollen receptor-like kinase 1, whose translation MMMMGVQQATGPAVVNPGNRWLRVAAPLIMSSIFPSSSSSSRPLLFIFIGMLLLLSHVCAAAPSSLGTNRDSPVDSSAEALISFKNSLVAGPNGITAARALASWDPSTSPCSGNNENWRGVLCYNGDIWGLQLENLNLSGDIDVDSLTPLRFLRTLSFMNNAFEGLMPDWRKLGALKSLFLSNNHFSGEIPDNAFSSMTSLKKVYLSNNNFIGNIPLSLAITPRLLELRLENNHFTGTIPDFHPGLRLFNVSNNQLEGRVPPSLSLMDPSIFSGNKDLCGKPLDTPCNPKSTPPAPTPHPTYPGGSNGGSSNNPAESYFENNTLLLIVICCLAFVVFLLVIIILLYNFRSQGRGGVDPGYSPYNDHPDNFTAVTTSPEMVLPVVPSAYTTNPTIAPPKAGGGATPGVGKLTFVKGDRLMFDLQDLLKASAEVLGSGNLGSSYKALMMDGQAVVVKRFKHMNHVGREDFHEHMRRLGRLEHPNLLPLVAYYYRKEEKLLVVDHIPNGSLASHLYGNDSRLDWRTRLKIIKGVAKGLAYLQTELPSLVTYHGHLKSSNVLLDKSFNPIMMDYTLGPVVNLDQLPNVLIAYKCPEYALQGRTTRKTDVWTLGILILETLTGRFPANYLMQCPGYGSELASWIECIAAGLEVSGHAGGQSDTIFDKEMGDTQASRGEMQKMLKIGLACCQEDLGKRWELKEVLEELKKIKEQDDD comes from the exons atgatgatgatgggcGTGCAGCAAGCCACCGGACCTGCGGTTGTCAACCCAGGCAACCGGTGGCTAAGAGTGGCTGCTCCGCTAATAATGTCATCCATCTTCCCGTCCTCATCATCGTCATCACGCCCCCTCTTGTTCATCTTCATTGGAATGTTATTGCTTTTGTCACATGTATGCGCTGCCGCGCCATCATCATTAGGCACCAACCGAGATTCACCGGTTGACAGCTCGGCCGAAGCCCTCATTAGCTTCAAAAACTCCCTCGTTGCTGGCCCCAATGGCATTACGGCAGCCCGGGCCCTGGCCTCTTGGGATCCCTCCACCAGCCCCTGCTCTGGCAACAACGAGAACTGGCGTGGTGTGCTTTGTTATAATGGAGACATTTGGGGTCTGCAGCTTGAGAATCTCAACCTCTCCGGCGACATTGACGTTGATTCTCTTACTCCCCTCCGTTTCCTGCGCACTCTGAGCTTCATGAACAACGCCTTCGAGGGTCTAATGCCTGACTGGAGAAAGCTCGGTGCTCTCAAGTCTCTCTTCCTATCCAACAACCATTTCTCCGGCGAGATCCCCGACAACGCTTTCTCCAGTATGACTTCTTTGAAGAAAGTCTATTTATCCAATAATAACTTCATCGGAAATATTCCTCTTTCTCTGGCAATCACCCCTAGGCTCCTGGAACTCAGGCTGGAGAACAATCACTTCACCGGAACCATTCCGGACTTCCACCCTGGTCTCAGGTTGTTCAACGTCTCCAACAATCAGCTCGAAGGTCGAGTCCCCCCCAGTCTATCTCTTATGGATCCATCCATTTTTTCTG GGAACAAGGATCTATGTGGAAAGCCTCTGGACACTCCTTGCAACCCGAAAAGCACTCCACCCGCCCCGACTCCTCACCCGACCTATCCCGGGGGTTCGAATGGCGGCAGTAGTAACAATCCAgcggaatcatattttgaaaataacacACTGCTGCTGATAGTAATTTGCTGCTTGGCCTTTGTTGTGTTCCTTTTGGTGATTATAATTTTACTTTACAATTTCCGAAGCCAAGGCAGAGGAGGAGTCGATCCAGGCTATTCGCCCTACAATGATCACCCCGACAATTTCACCGCCGTGACAACCTCTCCGGAAATGGTGCTTCCGGTCGTCCCCTCCGCCTACACCACTAACCCTACTATTGCCCCTCCCAAAGCCGGCGGAGGAGCAACGCCGGGCGTAGGGAAGTTGACGTTTGTGAAAGGCGACAGGTTGATGTTCGATCTGCAGGACCTGCTGAAAGCGTCTGCGGAAGTGTTGGGAAGTGGGAACTTGGGATCCTCGTACAAGGCGCTCATGATGGACGGGCAGGCCGTGGTTGTGAAGAGGTTTAAGCATATGAATCACGTCGGGAGAGAAGACTTCCATGAACACATGAGACGGTTGGGCAGGCTTGAACACCCCAACTTGCTCCCTCTCGTTGCTTATTATTACAGAAAAGAAGAGAAGCTCTTGGTGGTTGATCATATCCCCAATGGCAGCTTGGCTAGCCACCTTTATG GCAATGATTCAAGGCTTGATTGGCGAACGCGGTTGAAGATCATCAAAGGAGTGGCGAAGGGGCTAGCCTACCTTCAGACCGAGCTACCTAGCCTAGTGACTTACCACGGCCACCTCAAGTCTTCAAATGTGCTTCTCGATAAGTCATTCAATCCCATCATGATGGACTACACACTCGGGCCGGTGGTAAACCTCGATCAGCTCCCCAACGTTCTGATCGCCTACAAATGCCCTGAATACGCACTGCAGGGCCGCACCACCAGGAAAACCGACGTGTGGACCCTGGGAATATTGATCCTAGAGACGCTAACCGGCAGGTTCCCCGCCAACTACCTGATGCAGTGCCCGGGATACGGCTCCGAGCTAGCGAGCTGGATAGAGTGTATAGCCGCGGGGCTAGAGGTGAGCGGCCACGCCGGCGGTCAATCCGACACCATTTTCGACAAAGAGATGGGGGATACGCAAGCCAGCCGCGGAGAGATGCAGAAAATGCTTAAGATTGGGTTGGCTTGCTGCCAAGAAGATTTGGGCAAGAGGTGGGAATTAAAGGAGGTCTTGgaagaactaaaaaaaatcaaagagcAGGATGACGACTAA